A single window of Achromobacter xylosoxidans DNA harbors:
- a CDS encoding DUF1656 domain-containing protein, which translates to MIGEFNLYGIYFPWLLVLGVVTLGVAWAVRRVLARAGLYRLVWHPALFDLALFIVLLYGVSLISPYFLQR; encoded by the coding sequence ATGATCGGCGAATTCAACCTCTATGGCATCTACTTCCCCTGGCTGCTGGTGCTGGGCGTGGTCACCCTGGGCGTGGCCTGGGCCGTGCGCCGCGTGCTGGCGCGCGCCGGGCTGTATCGCCTGGTGTGGCACCCGGCGCTGTTCGACCTGGCGCTGTTCATCGTGCTGCTGTATGGCGTCTCCCTGATTTCCCCTTATTTTCTGCAGAGATAG
- a CDS encoding HlyD family secretion protein, producing the protein MKLPNALRPAAIGKFALTAAVVAAAVYAGWQLWVHYEVEPWTRDGRVKAYVVQVAPDVSGLVTAVPVHDNQDVKAGDVLFEIDRARFQLAYDQAQASVRSQQVAREQALRDAKRNRSLGQLVAAEALEQSQTKLQQTEAALAQAEVQLNTARLNLERSRVLAVTDGRVTNLDLRAGSYASAGRGVMALVDASSFYVEGYFEETKLPGIHEGDPATVTLMGDNRQIRGHVESIALGIADRDRSTGANLLPNVNPTFNWVRLAQRIPVRVKIDEVPAGVRLVAGQTATVAVGAAAAPAQTRTDARQPS; encoded by the coding sequence ATGAAACTTCCCAATGCCCTGCGCCCCGCCGCCATCGGCAAATTCGCGCTGACCGCCGCCGTGGTCGCGGCCGCCGTCTACGCCGGCTGGCAACTATGGGTGCACTATGAAGTCGAACCCTGGACCCGCGATGGCCGCGTCAAGGCCTACGTGGTGCAGGTGGCGCCCGACGTGTCCGGACTGGTCACCGCCGTGCCGGTGCACGACAACCAGGACGTGAAGGCCGGCGACGTGCTGTTCGAGATCGACCGCGCCCGCTTCCAGCTGGCCTACGACCAGGCCCAGGCCTCGGTCCGTTCGCAACAGGTGGCGCGCGAACAGGCGCTGCGCGACGCCAAGCGCAACCGCTCGCTGGGCCAGCTGGTGGCCGCCGAGGCGCTGGAACAGAGCCAGACCAAGCTGCAACAGACCGAGGCCGCGCTGGCCCAGGCCGAGGTGCAATTGAACACCGCCCGCCTGAACCTGGAACGCAGCCGCGTGCTGGCCGTGACCGACGGCCGCGTCACCAACCTCGACCTGCGCGCCGGCTCGTACGCCAGCGCCGGCCGCGGCGTGATGGCGCTGGTCGACGCCAGCTCGTTCTACGTCGAAGGCTACTTCGAGGAAACCAAGCTGCCCGGCATCCACGAGGGCGACCCGGCCACCGTCACGCTGATGGGCGACAACCGCCAGATCCGCGGCCATGTCGAGAGCATCGCGCTGGGCATCGCCGACCGCGACCGCAGCACCGGCGCCAACCTGCTGCCCAACGTCAACCCGACCTTCAACTGGGTGCGCCTGGCGCAACGCATCCCGGTGCGCGTGAAGATCGACGAGGTGCCCGCCGGCGTGCGCCTGGTGGCCGGCCAGACCGCCACCGTGGCGGTCGGCGCCGCCGCCGCGCCCGCGCAGACGCGGACCGACGCGCGCCAGCCCTCTTGA
- a CDS encoding efflux transporter outer membrane subunit, translating into MNTRFFLPLMLSAVLAGCAAVGPDYQVPADAAAARPGAQAPFAEAREGVFQRDQVPGHWWRLYNDPVLDGLVEKALAANTDLRVASANLERAQAAVRETEAQQQPSLGVNASPTFGHVSGLQEMAPGIDPPNRWSYSAGASMSYQVDLFGQIRRAVEAAGADAQAAQAAYDATRVTVAAETARAYANLCSAGMQLASAEHSVKVQQESLDAVSRLQRAGRGTALDVTRARSQLEQLRAGLPPFQAQQRTALYRLAALTGQTPAEIPTTLLQCAAAPQLSETIPVGDGAALLRRRPDIRQAERALAAATARIGVATADLYPKITLGLSGASGGPAAMFGDRGTFSWSVGPLISWTLPNTGAVQARIAEAEANTKAAVARFDASVLNALRETESALVVYARQLDRQAALQAARDQAAQAASQARQLFQYGKTDYLTVLDAERTLASNESALAAGQAELSNDQIAVFLALGGGWEK; encoded by the coding sequence ATGAACACCAGATTCTTCCTGCCGCTGATGCTGTCCGCCGTGCTGGCCGGCTGCGCCGCCGTGGGCCCTGACTACCAGGTGCCCGCCGACGCGGCCGCCGCCCGGCCAGGCGCGCAGGCGCCATTCGCCGAGGCGCGGGAGGGCGTGTTCCAGCGCGACCAGGTGCCCGGCCACTGGTGGCGGCTGTACAACGATCCGGTGCTGGACGGCCTGGTGGAAAAGGCCCTGGCCGCCAACACCGACCTGCGCGTGGCCAGCGCCAACCTCGAACGCGCCCAGGCCGCCGTGCGCGAGACCGAGGCGCAGCAGCAGCCCAGCCTGGGCGTGAATGCCTCGCCCACCTTCGGCCACGTCTCCGGCCTGCAGGAGATGGCGCCGGGCATCGACCCGCCCAATCGCTGGTCGTACTCGGCCGGCGCCAGCATGTCGTACCAGGTAGACCTGTTCGGCCAGATCCGGCGCGCCGTGGAAGCGGCCGGCGCCGACGCCCAGGCGGCCCAGGCCGCCTACGACGCCACCCGCGTCACGGTGGCGGCCGAAACCGCCCGCGCCTACGCCAACCTGTGCTCGGCCGGCATGCAGCTGGCCTCGGCCGAGCATTCGGTGAAGGTGCAGCAGGAATCGCTGGACGCCGTCAGCCGTCTGCAACGCGCCGGCCGCGGCACCGCGCTGGACGTCACCCGCGCCCGCAGCCAGCTGGAGCAATTGCGCGCCGGCCTGCCGCCGTTCCAGGCGCAGCAGCGCACCGCGCTGTACCGCCTGGCGGCGCTCACCGGCCAGACCCCCGCCGAGATTCCGACCACGCTGCTGCAATGCGCCGCCGCGCCGCAATTGAGCGAAACCATTCCGGTGGGCGACGGCGCCGCGCTGCTGCGCCGCCGTCCCGACATCCGCCAGGCCGAACGCGCGCTGGCCGCCGCCACCGCGCGCATCGGCGTGGCCACGGCTGACCTGTATCCGAAGATCACGCTGGGCCTGTCGGGCGCCTCGGGCGGCCCGGCCGCCATGTTCGGCGACCGCGGCACCTTCAGCTGGAGCGTCGGTCCGCTGATCTCGTGGACGCTGCCCAACACCGGCGCGGTGCAGGCGCGCATCGCCGAGGCCGAGGCCAACACCAAGGCCGCCGTGGCGCGCTTTGACGCCTCGGTGCTGAACGCGCTGCGGGAAACCGAGAGCGCGCTGGTGGTGTATGCGCGCCAGCTCGATCGCCAGGCCGCGCTGCAAGCGGCGCGCGACCAGGCGGCGCAGGCCGCCTCGCAGGCGCGCCAGTTGTTCCAGTACGGCAAGACCGATTACCTGACGGTGCTGGACGCCGAGCGCACGCTGGCCAGCAATGAAAGCGCGCTGGCCGCCGGCCAGGCCGAACTCAGCAACGACCAGATCGCCGTGTTCCTGGCGCTGGGCGGCGGCTGGGAAAAGTAG
- a CDS encoding thiamine pyrophosphate-binding protein — protein MSETLEITGGEAIARMFAAHDVGLMFGMGGFQLLPFYDAVRRLKLNHNLINDERCAVFAADAYTKVSGRPAVCDATLGPGATNLVTGLAEAYNAGTAMVALVGDSHRMHSWKNMTQEARQLEVLRPVVKDVLRVEKIERIPELVRRAFAVATSGRPGPVVLDVPEDIAHEVHAFDADAFHASETYRRAPALRCRPDADALAQAAAMLAGADRPLMLCGGGVHISEAAEAVQDFARRYNIPVAHTMSGKGAIACGDPLNAGLFGRYSRIANDLIAKSDCLFVVGCKLGEVATRRYDLLATGAPIIHLDIVAEEFDRTTTPTLRLWGDARATLAELDQALAAQPDNGGARRQGYAAEVGQAMHTWRESVRAKLTSADRPIGMARLMHEINASLPADGVLVADGGFAAHWGGLLFDTKRAGRGFVPDRGFASIGYGIPGAIGAAAAAPGRQVVSLTGDGGCNMSLGELETAVRMGLAFTLVVVNNAASGYIKALQHLMYGSGSYQSSDLAETNYANVARALGCNGIRVEDPAEIPAALAAAYACKDRPTVLDVVVTRDPAHMLPGVDSRAAKIKPGDRIA, from the coding sequence ATGTCGGAAACCCTTGAAATCACCGGCGGCGAAGCCATCGCCCGCATGTTCGCCGCGCATGACGTCGGCCTGATGTTCGGCATGGGCGGCTTCCAGCTGCTGCCGTTCTACGACGCGGTGCGGCGCCTGAAGCTGAACCACAACCTGATCAACGACGAACGCTGCGCGGTGTTCGCCGCCGACGCCTACACCAAGGTCAGCGGCCGCCCCGCCGTGTGCGACGCCACGCTCGGCCCCGGCGCCACCAACCTGGTCACCGGCCTGGCCGAAGCCTACAACGCCGGCACCGCCATGGTGGCGCTGGTGGGCGACTCGCACCGCATGCATTCGTGGAAGAACATGACGCAGGAAGCGCGCCAGCTGGAAGTGCTGCGCCCGGTGGTCAAGGACGTGCTGCGGGTCGAGAAGATCGAGCGCATTCCCGAACTGGTGCGGCGCGCCTTCGCGGTCGCCACCAGCGGCCGGCCCGGCCCGGTGGTGCTGGACGTGCCCGAGGACATCGCGCATGAAGTCCACGCCTTCGACGCCGATGCCTTCCACGCCAGCGAGACCTACCGTCGCGCGCCCGCGCTGCGCTGCCGCCCGGATGCCGACGCGCTGGCGCAGGCCGCCGCCATGCTGGCCGGCGCCGACCGCCCGCTGATGCTGTGCGGCGGCGGCGTGCACATCAGCGAGGCCGCCGAAGCGGTGCAGGATTTCGCGCGGCGCTACAACATCCCGGTGGCCCACACCATGAGCGGCAAGGGCGCCATCGCCTGCGGCGATCCGCTGAACGCGGGGCTGTTCGGCCGCTACAGCCGCATCGCCAACGACCTGATCGCCAAGTCCGACTGCCTGTTCGTGGTCGGCTGCAAGCTGGGCGAAGTGGCCACGCGCCGCTACGACCTGCTGGCCACCGGCGCGCCCATCATCCACCTGGACATCGTGGCCGAGGAATTCGACCGCACCACCACGCCGACGCTGCGGCTGTGGGGCGACGCCCGCGCCACGCTGGCCGAGCTGGACCAGGCCCTGGCCGCCCAGCCCGACAACGGCGGCGCCCGCCGGCAAGGCTACGCCGCCGAAGTCGGCCAGGCCATGCATACCTGGCGCGAATCGGTGCGCGCCAAGCTGACCTCGGCCGACCGGCCCATCGGCATGGCGCGCCTGATGCACGAGATCAACGCCAGCCTGCCCGCAGACGGCGTGCTGGTGGCCGACGGCGGCTTCGCCGCGCACTGGGGCGGCCTGCTGTTCGACACCAAGCGCGCCGGGCGCGGCTTCGTGCCGGACCGGGGCTTCGCGTCCATCGGCTACGGCATCCCCGGCGCCATCGGCGCGGCCGCCGCCGCCCCCGGCCGGCAGGTGGTCAGCCTGACCGGCGACGGCGGCTGCAACATGTCGCTGGGCGAACTGGAAACCGCCGTGCGCATGGGCCTGGCCTTCACCCTGGTGGTGGTCAACAATGCCGCCTCGGGCTATATCAAGGCCTTGCAGCACCTGATGTACGGCAGCGGCAGCTACCAGTCGTCCGACCTGGCCGAGACCAACTACGCCAACGTGGCGCGGGCGCTGGGCTGCAACGGCATCCGGGTGGAGGACCCGGCCGAGATTCCCGCCGCGCTGGCCGCCGCCTACGCCTGCAAGGACCGCCCCACCGTGCTGGACGTGGTGGTCACGCGCGACCCCGCGCACATGCTGCCCGGCGTGGACAGCCGCGCCGCCAAGATCAAGCCGGGCGACCGCATCGCCTGA
- a CDS encoding Bug family tripartite tricarboxylate transporter substrate binding protein — MKIRTWLTVAAAALATVLAPSAGAQSNYPDRPIRLIVPFPPGGTSDVVGRIFAEALGKQIGQPVVVENRGGAGGTVGSRAVASAPADGYTLLLGTSSTNGTNSAVYKNLPYDAVKDFTPVTQIIRVPGVIVVNKDFPAKDYASFVALIKGAPGKYSYASSGNGGATHMAMEYYKSLSGLDMMHVPYRGTGPALNDVIAGQVPILWDTAASSMAHIQSGSLRAIVVAACKRLPQLPDVPTFAEVGLPDYDAEMWNGLLAPAGLPAPILAKLGEASRRALADPEVQAKYAGVGAYVVADKPEAFAAMIKEDVAKWKKVAEFAHISVD, encoded by the coding sequence ATGAAGATCCGTACCTGGCTGACCGTGGCCGCCGCCGCCCTGGCCACCGTGCTGGCGCCGTCCGCCGGCGCCCAGAGCAACTACCCCGACCGCCCGATCCGCCTGATCGTGCCCTTCCCGCCCGGCGGCACCTCCGACGTGGTCGGCCGCATCTTCGCCGAGGCGCTGGGCAAGCAGATCGGCCAGCCCGTGGTGGTGGAAAACCGCGGGGGCGCCGGCGGCACGGTCGGCTCGCGCGCGGTGGCCAGCGCGCCGGCCGACGGCTACACGCTGCTGCTGGGCACCTCCAGCACCAACGGCACCAACTCGGCCGTGTACAAGAACCTGCCGTACGACGCGGTCAAGGACTTCACCCCGGTCACGCAGATCATCCGCGTGCCGGGCGTGATCGTGGTCAACAAGGACTTCCCGGCCAAGGACTACGCCTCGTTCGTGGCGCTGATCAAGGGTGCGCCGGGCAAGTACTCGTATGCCTCGTCGGGCAACGGCGGCGCCACCCACATGGCGATGGAATACTACAAATCGCTGTCGGGGCTGGACATGATGCACGTGCCGTATCGCGGCACCGGCCCGGCGCTCAATGACGTCATCGCCGGCCAGGTGCCGATCCTGTGGGACACGGCGGCCTCGTCGATGGCGCACATCCAGTCCGGCAGCCTGCGCGCCATCGTGGTGGCCGCGTGCAAGCGCCTGCCGCAACTGCCCGACGTGCCCACCTTCGCCGAAGTCGGGCTGCCTGATTACGACGCGGAGATGTGGAACGGCCTGCTGGCGCCGGCCGGGCTGCCCGCGCCGATCCTGGCCAAGCTGGGCGAGGCCTCGCGCCGCGCGCTGGCCGACCCCGAGGTGCAGGCCAAGTACGCCGGCGTGGGCGCCTACGTGGTGGCCGACAAGCCGGAAGCCTTCGCCGCGATGATCAAGGAAGACGTGGCCAAGTGGAAGAAGGTGGCCGAGTTCGCGCACATCTCGGTGGACTGA
- a CDS encoding SDR family NAD(P)-dependent oxidoreductase codes for MGQRMQGKTALVFGAGSSGPGWSNGRAAAALYAREGAHVFAVDLRVESAEETRRIIAEEGGRCTALAADVTDSAQILAAVRAMQAEAGRIDVLHNNVGITEMGDPIEASEESWHRVMDTNLTGVFLTCKHVLPVMLAQGGGSIVNISSLASIQVNTYPYTSYYAAKAGLNHLTRALAVRYAPDNIRVNAVLPGVMDTPLIYTQIAGQFEDVEEMRRRRNAASPMGRMGDAWDVAHAALFLASDEAKYITGVCLPVDGGKSCAGR; via the coding sequence ATGGGCCAGCGCATGCAAGGCAAGACCGCGCTGGTGTTCGGCGCGGGCTCGTCCGGACCGGGCTGGAGCAACGGCCGCGCCGCCGCCGCGCTCTATGCCCGCGAAGGCGCCCACGTGTTCGCGGTGGACCTGCGGGTGGAATCGGCCGAGGAAACCCGCCGCATCATCGCCGAGGAAGGCGGCCGCTGCACCGCGCTGGCGGCCGACGTGACCGACAGCGCGCAGATCCTGGCGGCGGTGCGGGCCATGCAGGCCGAGGCTGGCCGCATCGACGTGCTGCACAACAACGTCGGCATCACCGAGATGGGCGACCCGATCGAAGCCAGCGAGGAGAGCTGGCACCGCGTCATGGACACCAACCTGACCGGCGTGTTCCTGACCTGCAAGCACGTGCTGCCGGTGATGCTGGCCCAGGGCGGCGGCAGCATCGTCAACATCTCGTCGCTGGCCTCGATCCAGGTCAACACCTACCCGTATACCTCGTACTACGCCGCCAAGGCCGGCTTGAACCACCTGACCCGCGCCCTGGCGGTGCGCTATGCGCCCGACAACATCCGCGTCAACGCGGTGCTGCCGGGCGTGATGGACACGCCGCTGATCTACACGCAGATCGCGGGCCAGTTCGAGGACGTGGAGGAAATGCGCCGGCGCCGCAACGCCGCCAGTCCGATGGGCCGCATGGGCGACGCCTGGGACGTGGCGCACGCGGCGCTGTTCCTGGCGAGCGACGAAGCGAAGTACATCACCGGCGTGTGCCTGCCGGTGGACGGCGGCAAGTCCTGCGCGGGGCGATAG
- a CDS encoding IclR family transcriptional regulator, with protein MSPAKSSAAARDADPVGGAQSIFRVLRILKYVGAAPARGVGLTDVARDLGLTPPTAHRMLSALLQEGFLALNPKLKTYSLGRESYILGLAAESRHGIKAIAESAVLRLAQSTGDTSFLSVRSGHEAVCVDRKTGDFPIKILTLEVGHRRPLGVGAGSLALLAFLPNDDIERVLARYDASAAPDLPSTAMLREDIAAARKNGYALNPGRIIPDMLGVGVPVYDREQHVVAALSVAAIRSRLSGARLQEVVAALQRAATELGAELAPRPA; from the coding sequence GTGAGTCCCGCCAAATCCTCCGCCGCCGCGCGCGACGCCGATCCGGTCGGCGGCGCGCAGAGCATCTTCCGCGTGCTGCGCATCCTCAAGTACGTGGGGGCCGCGCCCGCGCGCGGGGTCGGCCTGACCGACGTGGCGCGCGACCTGGGCCTGACGCCGCCCACCGCGCACCGCATGCTGTCGGCCCTGCTGCAGGAGGGCTTCCTGGCGCTCAATCCCAAGCTCAAGACCTACAGCCTGGGGCGGGAGTCGTACATCCTGGGGCTGGCGGCCGAAAGCCGCCATGGCATCAAGGCGATCGCCGAATCGGCGGTGCTGCGGCTGGCGCAATCGACCGGCGACACCAGCTTCCTGTCAGTGCGTTCGGGCCACGAGGCGGTCTGCGTCGACCGCAAGACGGGCGATTTCCCCATCAAGATCCTGACGCTGGAGGTCGGCCACCGCCGCCCGCTGGGCGTGGGGGCGGGCAGCCTGGCGCTGCTGGCGTTCCTGCCCAATGACGATATCGAGCGGGTGCTGGCGCGCTACGACGCCTCGGCCGCGCCCGACCTGCCGTCCACCGCGATGCTGCGCGAGGACATCGCCGCGGCCCGCAAGAATGGCTATGCGCTGAACCCGGGCCGCATCATCCCGGACATGCTGGGGGTGGGCGTGCCGGTGTACGACCGCGAGCAGCATGTGGTGGCCGCGCTCAGCGTGGCCGCGATCCGCTCGCGGCTGTCGGGGGCGCGATTGCAGGAAGTGGTCGCGGCGCTGCAGCGCGCCGCCACGGAACTGGGCGCGGAGCTGGCGCCGCGTCCGGCCTGA
- the ypfH gene encoding esterase, translating to MATSSPASPHEIEFLPEPGIEVRQLFILLHGVGGTPDNLVPLAEAVRAAFPASAVLIPEGFEPFDGGGAGRQWFSVRGVSEDNRPERVAQALPPLEAYVKAAQARFGLLQSDTALAGFSQGAIMALELVQAHDGMAGRVIAFSGRYAQLPKAAPQYTTLHLLHGADDPVMPVALIQAAQARLDELHGDSTIDVATHVGHELHPALIQRAIVRLQTCVPLRSWEAALGLNQSPPDGTTVH from the coding sequence ATGGCCACTTCTTCCCCCGCATCCCCCCACGAAATCGAATTCCTGCCCGAACCCGGCATCGAGGTGCGGCAGCTGTTCATCCTGCTGCATGGCGTGGGCGGCACGCCCGACAACCTGGTGCCGCTGGCCGAGGCGGTGCGCGCAGCCTTTCCCGCGTCGGCGGTGCTGATCCCCGAGGGCTTCGAGCCCTTCGACGGCGGCGGCGCGGGCCGCCAATGGTTCTCGGTGCGCGGCGTGTCGGAGGACAACCGGCCCGAGCGCGTGGCCCAGGCCCTGCCGCCGCTGGAGGCCTACGTGAAGGCGGCCCAGGCCCGCTTCGGCCTGTTGCAGTCCGACACCGCGCTGGCCGGTTTTTCGCAGGGCGCCATCATGGCGCTGGAACTGGTGCAGGCGCACGACGGCATGGCCGGCCGCGTGATCGCCTTTTCGGGCCGCTATGCGCAGCTGCCCAAGGCCGCGCCGCAGTACACCACGCTGCACCTGCTGCATGGCGCCGACGACCCGGTCATGCCGGTGGCCTTGATCCAGGCGGCGCAGGCGCGCCTGGACGAGCTGCACGGCGATTCCACCATTGACGTGGCCACGCACGTCGGTCACGAACTGCATCCGGCCCTGATCCAGCGCGCCATCGTGCGCCTGCAGACTTGCGTGCCGCTGCGCAGTTGGGAGGCGGCGCTGGGCCTGAACCAGTCGCCGCCCGATGGCACCACGGTGCATTGA
- a CDS encoding amino acid permease → MKTPTTDSGTPPAGKNQLHRVLKARHLTMIALGGAIGTGLFIASGAAIAQAGPGGALTVYLLIGLMVYFIMTSLGELATFMPVSGSFCTYASRYVDGGFGFALGWNFWLSWATVVAVDVVAAQLVMAYWFPDTPGWIWSVAFLALTFGLNAFSARSFGEAEYWFAIIKVVAVLCFIVLGLAMLVGIIHSDAPVGVRNWTVGEAPFVGNVATWVGVAMVVAYSFQGTELVGVAAGESENPRRNVPRAINHVFWRILLFYVLAILIIGLLIPYTDPQLLRNEVEDIAVSPFTLVFQHAGLLSAATIMNAVILTSVLSAGNSGMYAATRMLFNMAVEGQAPAVFKRLTGNGVPLYALLATTALACLCMFSVVYSPKAVYIWLLNFAGMTEFIVWLSIAVSHYRFRQGYVKHGYDTANLPYKAGLFPFGPLLAFVLCLLVTLGQNYQAFLDERIDWIGVVSTYLAIPLFLAFWIGHRLVKKSRWIRYQDMQFYGFEADRAAGVPQDEPIAAGQAART, encoded by the coding sequence ATGAAAACACCGACGACAGACTCGGGAACCCCGCCGGCCGGCAAGAACCAGTTGCATCGCGTGCTCAAGGCGCGCCACCTGACCATGATCGCCCTGGGCGGCGCCATCGGCACCGGCCTGTTCATCGCCTCGGGCGCGGCCATCGCCCAGGCCGGCCCGGGCGGCGCGCTCACGGTCTACCTGCTGATCGGCCTGATGGTCTATTTCATCATGACCAGCCTGGGCGAACTGGCCACCTTCATGCCCGTGTCGGGCTCGTTCTGCACCTACGCCTCGCGCTACGTGGACGGCGGCTTCGGCTTCGCGCTGGGCTGGAACTTCTGGCTCAGCTGGGCCACGGTGGTGGCGGTGGACGTGGTGGCCGCCCAACTGGTGATGGCGTACTGGTTCCCCGATACCCCCGGCTGGATCTGGAGCGTCGCCTTCCTGGCGCTGACCTTCGGTCTGAACGCCTTCTCGGCGCGCAGCTTCGGCGAGGCCGAATACTGGTTCGCCATCATCAAGGTGGTGGCGGTGCTGTGCTTCATCGTGCTGGGCCTGGCGATGCTGGTGGGCATCATCCACAGCGACGCGCCGGTCGGCGTGCGCAACTGGACCGTGGGCGAGGCGCCGTTCGTCGGCAACGTCGCCACCTGGGTCGGGGTGGCCATGGTGGTGGCCTATTCGTTCCAGGGCACCGAACTGGTGGGCGTGGCCGCCGGCGAATCCGAGAACCCGCGCCGCAACGTGCCGCGCGCCATCAACCATGTGTTCTGGCGCATCCTGCTGTTCTACGTGCTGGCGATCCTGATCATCGGCCTGCTGATTCCCTATACCGACCCGCAGCTGCTGCGCAACGAGGTCGAGGACATCGCCGTCAGCCCCTTCACGCTGGTGTTCCAGCACGCCGGGCTGCTGTCGGCGGCCACCATCATGAACGCGGTGATCCTGACCTCGGTGCTGTCGGCCGGCAATTCGGGCATGTACGCGGCCACGCGGATGCTGTTCAACATGGCCGTCGAGGGCCAGGCCCCGGCCGTGTTCAAGCGCCTGACCGGCAACGGCGTGCCGCTGTACGCGCTGCTGGCCACCACCGCGCTGGCCTGCCTGTGCATGTTCAGCGTGGTCTACAGCCCCAAGGCGGTCTACATCTGGCTGCTGAACTTCGCCGGCATGACCGAGTTCATCGTCTGGCTCAGCATCGCGGTCAGCCACTACCGCTTCCGCCAGGGCTACGTGAAGCACGGCTACGACACCGCCAACCTGCCCTACAAGGCCGGCCTGTTCCCGTTCGGCCCGCTGCTGGCCTTCGTGCTGTGCCTGCTGGTCACGCTGGGCCAGAACTACCAGGCCTTCCTGGACGAGCGCATCGACTGGATCGGCGTGGTCTCGACCTACCTGGCGATCCCTCTGTTCCTGGCGTTCTGGATCGGCCACCGGCTGGTGAAGAAGTCGCGCTGGATCCGCTACCAGGACATGCAGTTCTACGGCTTCGAGGCCGACCGCGCGGCGGGCGTGCCGCAGGACGAACCGATAGCCGCCGGCCAGGCCGCGCGGACCTGA
- a CDS encoding methyl-accepting chemotaxis protein codes for MAHQPERIVELSRRVERISNEKIESIVDINQQAKYLSLNARIEAARSGEAGRGFAVVANQVQYVSEQITGIADALKEELAGSIADLIRIGENTLHEIRGYEGRRLGDLALNMIETMDRNLYERSCDVRWWATDSSVVRALQEPGADSARHASGRLGVILDSYTVYLDLWVADAQGRVVANGRPDRYPQARGANVSHAEWFRRGMAAADGGEYVAMDIDSERLLDGAHVATYATAIRRDADKHGEPLGVLGVFFDWSQQAASIVKSVGLSEEEWARTRCLLVDSRQRVIAASDGAVSLKERYVLRHDERPRGYYENADRGLVGFALTPGYETYAGLGWYGVITQRPRDSFE; via the coding sequence ATGGCCCATCAACCGGAAAGAATCGTCGAACTGTCGCGCCGCGTCGAGCGCATTTCGAACGAGAAGATCGAGAGCATCGTCGATATCAACCAGCAGGCCAAATACCTGTCGCTGAACGCGCGCATCGAGGCCGCGCGCTCGGGCGAGGCGGGGCGCGGGTTCGCGGTGGTGGCCAACCAGGTGCAGTACGTGTCCGAGCAGATCACCGGCATCGCCGACGCGCTCAAGGAGGAGCTGGCCGGTTCCATCGCCGACCTGATCCGCATCGGCGAAAACACCCTGCACGAGATCCGCGGCTACGAGGGCCGCCGCCTGGGCGACCTGGCGCTGAACATGATCGAGACCATGGACCGCAACCTGTACGAGCGTTCCTGCGACGTGCGCTGGTGGGCGACCGATTCGTCGGTGGTGCGGGCTTTGCAGGAACCCGGCGCCGACAGTGCCCGCCACGCCAGCGGGCGGCTGGGCGTGATCCTGGACAGCTACACGGTCTACCTGGACCTGTGGGTGGCCGACGCGCAGGGCCGGGTAGTGGCCAATGGCCGCCCGGACCGCTATCCGCAGGCGCGCGGCGCCAATGTCAGCCATGCCGAGTGGTTCCGGCGCGGGATGGCCGCGGCCGACGGCGGCGAGTACGTGGCCATGGATATCGACAGCGAGCGCCTGCTGGACGGCGCCCACGTCGCCACCTACGCCACCGCGATCCGGCGCGACGCCGACAAGCACGGCGAGCCGTTGGGGGTGCTGGGGGTGTTCTTCGACTGGAGCCAGCAGGCCGCCAGCATCGTCAAGTCGGTGGGGCTGTCGGAAGAGGAATGGGCGCGCACCCGCTGCCTGCTGGTCGACAGCCGCCAGCGCGTCATCGCCGCCTCGGACGGCGCGGTATCGCTGAAAGAGCGCTACGTGCTGCGCCACGACGAGCGGCCGCGCGGCTACTACGAAAACGCCGATCGCGGCCTGGTGGGGTTCGCGCTGACGCCGGGCTATGAAACCTATGCCGGCCTGGGCTGGTACGGCGTCATCACGCAGCGTCCGCGCGACAGCTTCGAATAG